The nucleotide sequence CCGACAACACGACCGAATAGGCCAGCGGAAAAGCGGCAAACAGTCCGGCACCTCCAAGTACGAGCCAGGTTTCGTTGCCGTCCCAGACGGGCGCTACAGTATTCATGGCCACGTCGCGCTCGGAGGTGTCGGCAAGGAACGGGAAGAGAATGCCAATACCCAGGTCGAAGCCGTCCATCACCACGTACATCATGATCCCGAAGATGATAATCACGGCCCAGATCAGCGAAAGGTCGATGCCCATATTCAGTTCCTCTCCCCCAGATCGTCGCCCTGCTCGTGCGAAATCGCTTCATCCGCTGCCGAGATAGGCCGCGCCGGCGTGCGCTGCTCGCCGGGACCACCGACGCCCTTGCTCTTGCCTTCGTGCGGCACCGGCCCCTTGGCGATCAACCGCAGCACATAGATGATGCCGATGCCAAATACCGCGAAATAGATCAGCACGAACAGGGCCAGCGTCAGCCCCAACTGCTCGGCACTGTGGCTGGAAACACCCTCGGATGTGCGCATCAACCCGTAGATGATCCACGGCTGCCGACCGATCTCCGTGGTGAACCAACCGGCCAGAATCGCGATCAGCCCGGACGGCCCCATAAACAGCGCCAACCACAGGAACGGTCGCGACTCGAACAGCCTGCCGCCACGACGCAGCAACAGGCTCCACACGCCGGTAGCGATCATCAGCAGCCCCAGCGCCACCATGATGCGGAAGGTCCAGAACACGATGGTCGAGTTGGGACGATCTTCCGGCGGGAAATCTTTTAGCGCCGGCACCGGCTCGGTAAGGCTGTGCTGGAGGATCAGGCTGCCCAGATAAGGAATTTCCACCTTGAAGCGGGTCTCCTCGCGCTCCATGTCCGGCCAGCCGAACAATATCAGCGGCGTCGGCCCGCCTTCGGAGTTGTCCCAATGCCCTTCCATGGCGGCGATCTTCGCCGGCTGATGCTCCAAGGTATTGAGGCCGTGAAAGTCACCCACCAGCGCCTGGATCGGCGCCACGATCAGCGCCATCCACATGGCCATGGAAAGCATCTTGCGGATGGCCGAGTTGTTTTTGCCGCGCAGCAGGTGCCAGGCAGCCGAGGCACCCACCATAAACGCAGTCGCCAGAAACGCCGCGATTGCCATATGCGCCAGGCGGTACGGGAACGAAGGGTTGAAGATGATCGCAAACCAGTCCACCGGCACCACGATGCCGTCAATGATTTCGTGGCCCTGCGGGGTATGCATCCAACTGTTGGACGCCAGGATCCAGAAGGTCGAAATCAGCGTGCCGATCGCCACCATGACAGTGGAGAAGAAGTGCAGCCCCGCCCCAACCCGATTCCAGCCAAACAGCATCACGCCGAGGAAGCCGGCCTCCAGAAAGAATGCCGTGAGCACTTCGTAGGTCAGCAAGGGGCCGGTGACACTGCCGGCAAACTCGGAAAAGGCGCTCCAGTTGGTTCCGAACTGATACGCCATGACGATGCCGGAAACCACACCCATGCCGAAATTGACGGCAAATATCTTCAGCCAGAAATGATAGAGGTCGCGGTACACCTCGCGCCTGGTCTTGAGCCACAGCCCCTCCAGCACTGCCAGGTAGCTCGCCAGACCAATGGTGATCGCCGGGAAAATAATGTGAAAGGAAATGGTGAAAGCGAACTGGATACGCGCAAGCTCAAGCGCTTCCAAACCAAACATTGCCATCTCCCTCGTCAGTGAACCGTCTAGGCATTACTGACAGCGGAAAACCGCGAGGGTGCAGCGCAAATGCGGATCTACCGGATATCCCTTTGCTGCCCTGGGAAGACAAGCGCGGGAATAACAGCGAATACGTAAAGCCAGAACCGGCCAGAACATCTTTGCTAAATCCAAGCAAAGGGCACCACGCCGCCGCCCACACCGGAACCTGGCGACGCGCGCTTATACAGACTGCTGCGACCGGGCCAGCATGAACAGCTATCGGCTAAGCCACCGAGGTTCAGCCGATCAATTGAGGCAGTACCTCACCAGCCAAGCCTTCGATGCCCCAATCGCCCGCCTCCAGCTCCAGCTGTGGATTGATGTGCAGAATCTTTGCCCCTGCCCGGCGGGCTATGGCCGGCAATTCAGCCGCCGGATAGACCACGCCCGAGGTGCCCACCACCATCAGCAACTCAGCCTCCTGCGCTGCTTTGAATGCGCTTGCCAAGGCTGATTGCGGAAGCGATTCGCCAAACCAGACAACACCCGGACGCAATAGGCCGCCGCAATGCTGGCAGCGCGGCGGCTCCACTGCGCGACCCTCCTCTGGTTCATTGGGCGTCGCTAGCGCTGTTGCGGGCTGCCGGGCACAGGCAAAGCAGCGCGGCTGCTGCAGCGAGCCATGCAGGTGAATGACCCTGTCGCTCCCCGCGCGCTCATGCAAGTCGTCAACATTCTGGGTGATCAAGATCATTTCCGGCTTACGCTCGGCCAATCGAGCAAGCGCCCGGTGAGCCGGGTTCGGCTGGGCCTGCATGACTTTCATTCGCCGCCACTCGTACCACCCCCACACCATGGCCGGATTGCGGCTAAAGGCCTGAGCGCTGGCCAGCTCCATGGGGTCGAATCGGCGCCAGAGCCCGGTCAGTGGATCACGAAAGGTCGGGACGCCGCTTTCCGCTGAAACACCGGCGCCAGTCAGCACTACGATCCGATCCGCCGCCTTCAGCGCCTCAGCGGCTAGTGCCAGAGTCGTCATAGTGTCCTCCGCAGTTCAGGGTGTACTGCAGATGATGCCGCACTGCCGGCTCGATACGGTAGGCGCCTGGATTGGCAACCGCCTGAAGCGCGTTGCCAACCGAGCAGAAACGAAAAAGCCCTTGAGCTTTCGCTCAAGGGCTTTTGATATGGCGCAGTGGACGGGACTCGAACCCGCGACCCCCGGCGTGACAGGCCGGTATTCTAACCGACTGAACTACCACTGCGCGTCGGCCGGACTTGCGTCCGATCACAAGGCTGCCCTGCGTTGCATTTGGCTATCACCCCGTGAGGCGCGCAATTTACGCATCCCCTCGGATCAAGTCAACAGCCCGGACGCTTTTTTATTGGAAACAACGGCCTTTTGCGATCACAACCGGAATTCAACCTCAATCGGGCACCTTTTTCCGGAAAAACAGTCAGTTGCACTGGCATGCCCTGGTGTTCACGCAGTGATCTAGATTCTGTTCACGCTACCGCCAGCGATGCCCGCACGCCCCGCCAGCGCCCTGCTGCTGGCACGGGTTGTTAGAACCCGGTTACGGAGCACCCGCTTGGCTTTCCCCACGGCACTGCACAAGGCAAACCGGCATGCGCCGCTGATCGTGAGCGCGGTCATCCTTTTGCTGTTCGGCCTTTATCTCGCCGGCCGTATCAATGAGTGGCTGCAGCTTGAGCACACTCCGCCCACTGCGACCTCCGGCACCAGCCAGTCCGCCGATATGGCGCTGGACATTCAGCGTATGGAAAGCCTGTTTGGCGCTCCACCCGAGCGCGCCCAAACCCAGCAGACCTCATCAGGCTCTGAACTGACCCTGCATGGCAGCTTCGTGCACGCCGACCCCATTCGCTCCACTGCCATCGTTCAGCGAGCAGGCCACCCACCTCAGCTCTACCGGATTGGCGAAGAGCTCGAACCCGGCCTGAGCCTTCACAGCGTTTATCCCGACAGGGTCGATGTGCTGCGCGACGGCCAGATCGAGACGCTGCTTTTCCCCAGCACGCGCTCCGCCCCGGCTCAGACGGACTACAGTGAACAAGCCACACCAGCGGAGCAGCCCGACCCGCAAGTAGAGATGCTGCAACAACAGCTCGACGCCCTCCATCAGCAGACGGGGGGCGATACCGCGCCGACCGAGGACGCGCCCGCTGATCAACCCGCCACGGAAGATGACTGATGCCGCCTTATTCCTCTCGCTCGCTCATCGCCCTAGTTGCCGCTGGGCTACTTTGCGCACCCCTGCCGGCATTAGCCGCCGAACCTGTCAGCGCTCCAGCCGAAGCGCAGCAGGATGGCTGGACGATCAACCTCAAGGACGCCGATATCCGCGCGTTCGTGGACCATATCAGCCAGCTCACCGGACAGACCTTCATCGTCGACCCCCGTGTTCGAGGCCAGGTCAGCGTAGTTTCATCGACCACCCTGTCGCTGGCCGAGGTTTACCAGCTCTTCCTCTCCGTGATGGCCACCCACGGCTACAGCGTCCTGACTCAGGGCAACGTGGCGCGCATCGTGCCGAATGACGAGGCCAAGACCGAAGCCGGCGGCGGACCACGCGGCGGCGCCCTGCTGGAAACACGGCTCATCCAGGTGCAGCACACCCCGGTCAGCGAGCTGATCGAGCAAATACGTCCACTGATTCCGCAATATGGCCATCTGGCAGCTGTCAGCTCGGCCAACGCGCTGATTATCAGCGACCGCAGCGCCAATATTGCTCGCCTGGAGCAGCTGATCCGCGAGCTGGATCGTGCCCAGACCGGTGATCACAGCATCGTCGATCTGCAATACGGCTGGGCTACGGACATCGCGGAAGTCCTGCGCAATACCCTTGCCCGCGGCGAAGCCCAGGATACCGCTGGCTCTCAGATCATCGCCGACTCACGCA is from Pseudomonas saudiphocaensis and encodes:
- a CDS encoding type II secretion system protein N, with the translated sequence MAFPTALHKANRHAPLIVSAVILLLFGLYLAGRINEWLQLEHTPPTATSGTSQSADMALDIQRMESLFGAPPERAQTQQTSSGSELTLHGSFVHADPIRSTAIVQRAGHPPQLYRIGEELEPGLSLHSVYPDRVDVLRDGQIETLLFPSTRSAPAQTDYSEQATPAEQPDPQVEMLQQQLDALHQQTGGDTAPTEDAPADQPATEDD
- a CDS encoding cytochrome ubiquinol oxidase subunit I gives rise to the protein MFGLEALELARIQFAFTISFHIIFPAITIGLASYLAVLEGLWLKTRREVYRDLYHFWLKIFAVNFGMGVVSGIVMAYQFGTNWSAFSEFAGSVTGPLLTYEVLTAFFLEAGFLGVMLFGWNRVGAGLHFFSTVMVAIGTLISTFWILASNSWMHTPQGHEIIDGIVVPVDWFAIIFNPSFPYRLAHMAIAAFLATAFMVGASAAWHLLRGKNNSAIRKMLSMAMWMALIVAPIQALVGDFHGLNTLEHQPAKIAAMEGHWDNSEGGPTPLILFGWPDMEREETRFKVEIPYLGSLILQHSLTEPVPALKDFPPEDRPNSTIVFWTFRIMVALGLLMIATGVWSLLLRRGGRLFESRPFLWLALFMGPSGLIAILAGWFTTEIGRQPWIIYGLMRTSEGVSSHSAEQLGLTLALFVLIYFAVFGIGIIYVLRLIAKGPVPHEGKSKGVGGPGEQRTPARPISAADEAISHEQGDDLGERN
- a CDS encoding SIR2 family NAD-dependent protein deacylase; protein product: MTTLALAAEALKAADRIVVLTGAGVSAESGVPTFRDPLTGLWRRFDPMELASAQAFSRNPAMVWGWYEWRRMKVMQAQPNPAHRALARLAERKPEMILITQNVDDLHERAGSDRVIHLHGSLQQPRCFACARQPATALATPNEPEEGRAVEPPRCQHCGGLLRPGVVWFGESLPQSALASAFKAAQEAELLMVVGTSGVVYPAAELPAIARRAGAKILHINPQLELEAGDWGIEGLAGEVLPQLIG